In the Wyeomyia smithii strain HCP4-BCI-WySm-NY-G18 chromosome 2, ASM2978416v1, whole genome shotgun sequence genome, one interval contains:
- the LOC129725576 gene encoding uncharacterized protein LOC129725576: protein MTAVLRVFLIVLVFVCGLLAQDLVTDLAKQSDDVTSSPPAKRSVDALGIMKKRSADPRQFPAMVHALNLDQQSYENAPYIARIVQKQPGNIYPEPPFLVAKRHASPSKRHSMRLHKRSPAEKFNTLLDGLNSTVNQMN, encoded by the exons atgacaGCAGTGTTGCGTGTATTTTTGATTGTGCTCGTGTTTGTTTGCGGCTTATTAGCTCAG GATCTAGTAACAGATTTGGCAAAGCAATCCGATGACGTCACCAGCAGTCCTCCGGCTAAGCGATCCGTGGATGCTCTAGGAATTATGAAGAAACGATCGGCCGATCCTCGACAATTCCCAGCAATGGTTCATGCTTTG AATTTGGACCAACAATCTTACGAAAATGCTCCGTATATAGCAAGAATAGTGCAAAAG CAACCCGGAAACATCTATCCTGAACCACCATTTTTGGTAGCGAAACGCCACGCCAGCCCATCCAAAAGACATTCAATG CGTCTACACAAGCGATCTCCCGCGGAAAAATTTAATACCCTTCTTGATGGGCTTAATTCGACGGTGAATCAGATGAATTGA